From the Aerococcus viridans genome, the window CGGGTACTTTCAGCCATTGGTCAAGCCCAACCTGATTACCTAGATCCAACGAAAATTCAGATCAGTTTTATTTCTGAAAAGGGAGAGATTTTAACCTGCAAGAATGGTCAAGGGCTAGTATTTGATGAAGATTTAGCCTATGAAATCCTATCTGAAACAGACATCACAATTGCTATTGATTTAGGCATCGGTAAGAGCCAGATAGCCGTTTGGACCTGCGATATGACTGAAGATTACATCAAAATTAATGCCGACTACCGGAGTTAGGAGGAGCATATGACGACACAAAATCTCAATACACAAGAATTGATTGCATTAGGACAAGAAGTCACCATGCACACCTTTAACCGTCAAGAAACAGTTTTGGTCAAAGGTCAAGGTCCCTATGTTGAAGATCTTGATGGGAAGATGTACATCGATTTCATTTCTGGTATCGCCTGTAACGTATTAGGGCACGCCGACCAAGGATTCGTCGAATACATTTCTAAGCAGGCAGGCAATTTGATCCATGTGTCTAACCTTTTCTGGAATGAAAATGGGGTAAAACTAGCCGAAAAATTAAGCCAAGCTTCAAATCTGGACAAGACTTTCTTCGCCAATTCTGGGACTGAAGCCAATGAAGCAGCTATTAAACTGGCCCGTAAATGGGGGACTGAAAGCAAGGGACCGGATGCCTTTGAAATTATTTCCATGAACCAATCTTTCCACGGCCGGACCTTAGCAAGCTTAACGGCGACCGGCCAAGAAGACATGCACACCGCCTTTAAACCTTTGCCAGTCGGCTTTAAATATGTGGATTTTAATGACGTTAACGCTTTAAAAAAGGTTGTTAACAAGAATACTTGCGCCATTTTGCTTGAGGTCATCCAAGGAGAGGGTGGGGTCAATGCCATTACGCCTGAATTCATGTCTGCTATCAAC encodes:
- a CDS encoding aspartate aminotransferase family protein; amino-acid sequence: MTTQNLNTQELIALGQEVTMHTFNRQETVLVKGQGPYVEDLDGKMYIDFISGIACNVLGHADQGFVEYISKQAGNLIHVSNLFWNENGVKLAEKLSQASNLDKTFFANSGTEANEAAIKLARKWGTESKGPDAFEIISMNQSFHGRTLASLTATGQEDMHTAFKPLPVGFKYVDFNDVNALKKVVNKNTCAILLEVIQGEGGVNAITPEFMSAINTLQKQENVLVIVDEIQTGIGRTGTMFAFQQTALSPDIITLAKGLGGGIPIGAVVAKDRVADHFQPGDHGTTFGGNPLATAAGNYILSAIDNQELLKNVKVISAYIKDQVQSWQSPIIEEVRGQGFLIGLKVTKPVAQVIAAAADQGLLVTSAKDNVIRLLPPLNVTKDVVDQALAKLKTALERE